The Panicum virgatum strain AP13 chromosome 6K, P.virgatum_v5, whole genome shotgun sequence nucleotide sequence GTATAATCCAGAGTTTCTATAATCTCTTTCCGATTTTACGAAGGGCTTACTAAAATGAAATGGGTGTGAACTATGTTTTTACTTCATGTGTTGTTGATGGTATGGGATCTTATTGCAGACTAAAAAGGGTGCCTGATATGATAATTTATGACTGACGCATGTTGGGTTTTTTTCCCATGTTCCTGCAGACTAAAAAGGTGACAGTTCTCTTCATTCAATGTGAGAAACCAGTGTACAAAGCATACCAGCTTGGCCTGGCTGCTGCAATTCTCCTGGTAGTTGCCCACGCAATCGCCAACTTCCTTGGTGGCTGTGCCTGTATCTGCTCTCAGCTGGAGTTCGTCCGGGCGTCCATTAACAGGAAACTGGCAGCCACTACCATAATTCTCTCATGGTATGGTAACTTCGCTTTTCTCTAGAATTCTTTTCACATCTGGTAGATGGACCTTTAGATGGAATATTAATGACACTGTTTGATTCAAGTTACTATTATTTCCTGGTCCCCGTACACTTCAGGAAACGAACCATATTGTGATCAAGCAGCAATGAACAAATGATAGAACTAACCTAGTTTTTCTTCAGTATGTACTTTTTCATCACTACTGAATCCAATTGCTTTGCAACTTGATAGGATTGCCCTGATTGCCGGATTCTcgctgctgctcgccggtgcCATGTCCAACTCCAAGTCCAAGACGTCATGCGGATTCACGCACGGCCACACCCTGGCCCTTGGTGGGATCATGTGCTTCGTCCACGGTGGGATCACCGTCGCCTACTACGTCACCGCCACTGCTGCAGCGCACGAAGCTGTTTAGCTGGTGGCTCAGAGTTCATCGGGTGCTCAGTGCAATGCTTTTGGCCGGGAGACCACCACTATTCTTTCCTTTGTTGTTTCGTCTTTTCTATTTGTGATTTGGCATTTGCAGAAACATATAGTTATGTCTTTGTACCGGAGTTtaatgaaaagggaaatataTGCTTGTGGTTTGATTTGTTGCCATTACAGAATTAATGTATGTTGTATGTGCAACTTTTctaaattaaaaaaagaaaactataAAGTATacattttattttccttttacaAAAAGACTTTTACAGGGTTTCTCAGCACAACTACGCTGTATGACCATTTTGTAATTGACACCTGCCGTCCTTTTCTTTCTACGACGAATCCTTAGGTTTTCTGGACTTGCCACCAGGTACGTAGCTGCTACCTGGGCCACCTGTGAACTACACAGTTTCATTCATAAATTAACCATTATTTATTACAGAAAAGGTTAGAGATCCAGGGGGGTCCAAGGGCAATGGTAGAGCAAATCCAAGTTCGATTGTATTTATTTAAATactcctgcaaaaaaaaaactgaatccATGTTAATGGTCAGTGATCTGGTTGGAATCTTGTCAAATCTAAAATTTTCATTgaaattaaacaaatttaaactgccAGGGAAACTGTATATACATCCACCTGAACTCTGGAGGAAGGCAACGGCAATTGACGGGTGGAAATGGTAAAAATCATCTTCTATTTATCAAACAGTCGCAAAGCATTCTATACAACACACTTACAATTGTCAGATCTCCACACCACTCACCCCTACTGCTCAAAACTGCATCTACCCAACAATTCTATCCTTGGTCGCAGTACTTTTCGTATGGACAAAACGAAAGAATTGCACAGACCCGGGGAAAAGAACTAAACTTTGGTTAATTTAGGTCAGACAT carries:
- the LOC120711353 gene encoding uncharacterized protein LOC120711353 → MAKMGAAIMVCIVVLALDVTAGILGIEAQAAQNKTKKVTVLFIQCEKPVYKAYQLGLAAAILLVVAHAIANFLGGCACICSQLEFVRASINRKLAATTIILSWIALIAGFSLLLAGAMSNSKSKTSCGFTHGHTLALGGIMCFVHGGITVAYYVTATAAAHEAV